One Brassica napus cultivar Da-Ae chromosome C4, Da-Ae, whole genome shotgun sequence genomic region harbors:
- the LOC106378598 gene encoding uncharacterized mitochondrial protein AtMg00810-like, giving the protein MNSLESTGTWSICQLPEGKHPVGCKWVNTYKYNPDGTVERPKSRLVAKGYTQLEGLDYIDMFSSVAKLGTFRLLLSLVAARNWFTLQLDISNAFLNGDLDEEIYMTIPQGYDELTGKTVPPGSVCRLHKSLYGLKQASRQWNHKLSAVFFREGFVQAHADHSLFVKRTSTLFIEALIYVDDILLVGNDEAAIAHFKDVLQAAFKLRVLGPSKYFLGFEIAWNSTGISLNQRKYTLELLQDAGYLSCKPVTVSMEPNQKLSESTGTLLPDSSVYRKIVGRLLYLTHTRPDITYAVHKLSQFMAAPRSDHLTAAYRVLRYLKNDPAQGLFYPANTDLTLTAFSDADWATCPDSRRSITGYCMFLGTSLVSWRSKKQPTVSRSSSEAEYRAMADATHLINISASVSSQLSLWPCNIVL; this is encoded by the coding sequence ATGAATTCTCTAGAGAGCACTGGCACTTGGTCTATCTGTCAACTGCCTGAGGGAAAGCATCCGGTTGGTTGTAAGTGGGTGAATACATACAAGTACAATCCTGATGGAACGGTTGAACGTCCCAAGTCTCGTTTGGTGGCTAAAGGTTACACTCAATTGGAGGGCCTTGATTATATTGATATGTTCTCATCAGTGGCAAAGTTGGGAACTTTCCGGCTCCTCCTCAGTCTTGTTGCTGCTCGGAACTGGTTTACTCTGCAGTTGGATATCAGCAACGCTTTCCTCAATGGAGATTTGGATGAGGAAATCTACATGACGATCCCTCAAGGATATGATGAATTAACAGGCAAGACAGTTCCACCGGGTTCTGTATGTCGTCTTCACAAGTCTCTTTATGGACTTAAGCAGGCATCGAGACAGTGGAATCACAAGCTTTCTGCTGTTTTCTTCCGTGAGGGTTTTGTTCAAGCTCATGCGGATCATTCTCTGTTTGTGAAGCGTACATCAACTCTGTTTATTGAAGCATTGATTTACGTTGATGATATCTTGCTAGTAGGCAATGATGAAGCCGCTATAGCGCACTTCAAAGATGTGCTTCAAGCTGCATTCAAACTACGCGTCCTCGGTCCTTCTAAGTATTTCTTGGGTTTTGAGATCGCTTGGAATTCAACAGGGATCTCTCTTAACCAACGGAAATACACATTGGAGCTTCTTCAAGATGCAGGCTATCTCAGTTGCAAGCCTGTTACAGTATCTATGGAACCGAATCAGAAATTATCTGAGTCTACTGGTACTCTACTTCCTGATTCCTCTGTTTACAGGAAGATTGTGGGCCGTCTCTTATATTTGACCCACACAAGACCGGACATTACTTATGCTGTGCATAAGCTCAGTCAGTTCATGGCAGCTCCACGATCTGATCATCTTACGGCTGCTTATCGTGTGCTTCGGTACTTGAAGAATGATCCTGCACAAGGTTTATTCTATCCAGCTAACACTGATCTTACCTTGACTGCATTTAGTGATGCAGACTGGGCTACATGTCCTGATTCTCGACGCTCCATCACCGGTTATTGTATGTTCCTTGGTACCTCTTTGGTGTCTTGGCGTTCGAAGAAGCAACCGACGGTTTCACGAAGCAGTTCTGAAGCGGAGTATCGTGCCATGGCAGATGCAACTCATTTGATTAACATCTCTGCTTCAGTCTCTTCACAGCTCTCCCTCTGGCCCTGCAACATTGTTCTGTGA
- the LOC106375203 gene encoding uncharacterized protein LOC106375203: protein MSKISNKDYAALNLSGDNDLQWALDTKISLRSKGLGDTIIKGNNETDKDRYMAISIIRHHLIEGLKDQYITMENPLEIWDALQHRYDHQKTVLLPKARNNWKNLRFLDYKSVDEYNSVLFKTVSMLRLCGEVVTEEELLEKTYSTFHSSNVILKQQYRMKGFATYTDLISCLLLAEANNELLMKNSEARPVGTAPLPEANEVEKKEPNECNYVQNNKRSHGNGRGGYKGRGSDNYSNSRDNYSTGRKGNHNNRGRGSNYGRGRGSYGRGRGSYGCGRGGISKPSYSTKSVCHRCGMGNHWAKNCRTPKHLCELYQESLKNKNPEAHMVHDSGYEADNDSDIAKDDQMDFETSDCLKN, encoded by the coding sequence atgtcgaaaatctcaaacaaagactatgcagcccttaatctctccggagataacgacttgcagtgggcgctagatacaaagatcagtCTAAGGTcaaagggacttggtgatactatcatcaaGGGAAACAATGAGACCGATAAAGATCGGTACAtggctataagtattatacgccatcacctcattgaaggtctaaaagatcagtacatcacgatggaaaatccactagaaatttgggatgctttacaacatagatatgatcaccagaaaacggtgttacttccaaaggctagaaacAACTGgaagaatcttagattcttggATTATAAGTCAGTGGATGAGTACAATTCAGTCTTATTTAAGACGGtctcgatgctgagactttgtggtgaagtagtaaccgaaGAAGAGTTACTTGAGAAGACTTACTCTACATTCCATTCATCGAATGTGATACTGAAACAGCAGTACAGAATGAAAGGCTtcgccacatatactgatctgatctcgtgcctgcttctggccgaggcaaacaatgagctcctgatgaagaacagtgaagcAAGACCTGTTGGAACAGCACCATTACCGGAAGCTAATGAGGTTGAAAAGAAAGAACCCAACGAGTGCAATTACGTCCAAAACAATAAGAGATCACACGGCAATGGCCGTGGTGGTTACAAGGGGCGTGGCAGTGACAATTACTCGAACAGCCGAGACAACTACTCGAccggccggaaaggaaaccacaataaccgtggtcgtggttccaattatgGTCGTGGCCGAGGTAGTTATGGCCGTGGCCGAGGTAGTTATGGCTGTGGTCGAGGCggcatatccaaaccgtcttactcgaccaaatccgtttgtcacagatgtggaatgggaaaccattgggccaagaactgtagaacccctaagcacttatgtgagctctaccaagaaagtctgaagaacaagaacccggaggctcaCATGGTTCACGATTCCGGATATGAGGCCGATAATGATTCCGACATTGCTAAAGATGACCAGATGGActttgagacttctgattgtctcaagAACTAA